GATGTAACTTCATATGATATGGAAAAGATTTACTATTCAAATTTAAACACCATGAACGAAATGATAGCTATGGGGTTAAGTCGATTTGATAAAATCAATCGTCTCCCAGTTAGCGATGAAATTATCAACTCAATGAGTAAATGTCCAAAGATAACTTTAAAAAATGTTAAACCTCAAGATAAAGTTAAACTTGTGGAAATGATTGAAAAGGAATTTAGCGAGATCCAAATTTATGCTACTTGATTTACAACAGATGGAGTTGACTTAGGGGTCAAGGGACCAAATAAATTTACGGGAATAGTTTCGGTTCTTGATATCATTAATAAAGAAGAGAATTTAAATATCAAGTTAGATAACGTGGTTTATTTTGGAGATCAACACAACGACTTAGAGGTTTTCAAAAACTTAAAATATGCAGTTGCTGTTGGTAATGCCTCACAAGAGATTAAGGATCTAGCTTTTGAAATCACAGATAGCGCTGAAAATGCTGGAGTTTCCAAGTATTTGAAGAAAATTTCATCATAATAAAAATCTAAAAAATGAAAAAACCCTTAGATATCAAAGGGTTTTTTACTTATACATTAATTAGTTCTTAATAAATAAGCATTTTTCAAGGCGTTTTTTCGCCGCTATAATCAGTATTTATCGCATTAAATTGATAGCCTATATCAAAATAGACTGATCTATAATCAAAAATTCCCCCAGCACTCGGATTTTGTTTCGGTCAAGAAAGAATTAACTCGTTTTCAAGAATAAATTCATTATTATCGTTATATAAAAGCATGTGTCCAGATCTATTAATTTTAAAACAGCTCGCACTATTCATATAATCATAACCATTTATATAATCTGAAAAATTAATTACCTGATAACAACTTGTTTGATTTTTTATAGCCTCTTCAATTGCTAAATCAATAATTTCTGGAAATGAACATATTTCCCCATACTCTGGTTCTTGTGTATAATTTTTTGGTTTCTTAATTTGAAGAGTGTAGTTAAGTTCTCTTAAAAAGTGTGTTAGCCTTTATGTATTCCTCGTGAACTTCTTTTGTATTTGCAAATGTTGTCCGTTGTTTATTCAGAAAGAAATTACTAGGAAGATCTAAAATTAAATCTTTACCTTGTTCAAATCGATAAGTCACCTTAATATCGCTTACATATGTGGGATAGATTTTAATAACCCTTCTTTTGATTTGATTCTTACAGATTAATAATGAAGTGTATGTTCTTTTCGTTCGCTTTATCTCTGATGGGTGTAGACGTTGAATCGTTTTTGAATTTATCAATAAAATTTGCTAATAACTACAAAATTTGCGAATAATAATTGAATTGTTAAAGAGGTGTTATATAAAATGGTTATTAAAGAAATTGAAAATGGTTCAGATATTGATGTCAATCCTGAAAGTTATTGCTTATTATTAAATCAATATAAAAATATATTCACTTTTTTAGAAGTGATTTATCAAGAGCTTTATTTATACGAGACACAAATTTTAATTTTAAAAGTAAGGGGTTAATATATATAATAAAACTCATGTGTAAAATGTCTTAGCACTTTACACATGAGTTTTTTCATTTTTAAAGATGTGATTTTATTTTACAATAATTTTAAGATAATTTTATTTAATATTTCCACAAACTTGGTGATGTGGGTCCTGACATTTCATTTTTGAATTATCAGAAGAGCAACAACAATCTTGGCAGGTACAGTTTTTAGAATTTAAACAGTTATCCATAATCTCATCTCCTTTCTGACTCATTATACTATGAGTAGACTGATAAAACTTAGTTATTTGTGTTTTCTTAATATAAATTTACGTTATTATTATTTATTGATTTTTTTACAATAAAATTTGATTTTATTAATAGTGTAAAATTCTTATATCGCCGGAAAAAAATATTTAATTATCAACCATTTACTGTTGCTTATTTATGCTTTGCTTGTATAATGATGGCATACTATTGAATTAGTAAGAAAGGGGAAAATTTATATGAGGAAAATACTATTAGTATTATCTTCCATATCTATTTTAATAGCAACACCATTAACAGTTGTTGCCTGTAAAGACAAAGCTGTAACAGATAATAAAGAGTATGATTATTTTGGAGCAAGAGCACAAATGCTAAGCGAAATAACCAATATTGTAAACACTGGTTTGGAACAGGATTTAAATAAGTACTATTTCATGTCAAAACAAAGTCAAGATCTTGAGAAATTCCAGTATATCAACTTCAATAAAATAATTGATAAAATTAATAATCAAGATGGAGAACTAGAAATAGCGTCGAGTGATCCAGATTTTAGTAGCTTTAGTGATGAGCTAAAAACTTTAGTTCGATGAGAAACCATCACAAATAGCGTTCAAAAAAATGTCGCAAACAACATAAATTATCGTCCAATGATTGTTTCGGGAAGAAATCTACTTACAAGTAATTATTCATTTAAAAGTATTTCAATATCTTCTACTAATTCTGGTAGTATTGCTGGGTTAAATTTTGAAATTAACTGACCTGTGAATATTTTGGACGTCAATGGCAAGAATAGTTTTCATGATATAAATTATGTTTCTAGAATATCTATTTTCAGTGATGAAAACGAGTATGTGAGCATTTCAAATCTAAATGAATCTATTACAAGCGCAGTTAAGAGTTCACAAGTGGGAAACAATTTCAGTTTTATCTCAAACTCCGGTGACTTATTTGAAAATATTAGGAGACTTAAAAATAACGAGGTAGGAACAAAATTAAATAAGTTTTTTCAAGACTCAGTTTTGGAATCAGCAAGCAATCTGAAAGACGTAAAGTTTAATTACAATTCCTTTAATTTAAATTCAGATATTTTTTCGGTGGTTAATGCTGCACCACATTTTTTGAGATCGGGTAGTCAGTGATATAGCCAAAGTAATGCAAATGATGCGGCCTTAATTAAACCTGCCTTGATCAATGGGGGGGCTGATTTACAAAAATTAGCTGACGCCACCATCAGGTATGACTCTAAATTTAATTCAATTATTGGTCCACGAAGTAATGCGCCCGCTAACATATTAAATAAATTGAGTGAAAATGATTTTTGAGGATTCAATAATCTATATCTTAAAAATAACATTGAAACATCTTACAACAAATTATTTGATAATTTGATAAAAGCTTCAGGATCTGATTTTAGTATTTCAGAGGATAACCTAATTGATGGCAAAGCATTGGCAGTTTATCCCGTGCATGTCAGAAATGCAGTCGTATCTTATGAAAGTGTTTCTACTGAGAAAATAAACATTACTTTACCTCCATTTATAATCTTTGCAAAACAATTTCACAACAAAGATTCGAGCAAGAAATTTGTTTCTGACTGAGTTAGTGCGAACATAGAATTATACAGAGAACTATTTGGATTCATTGATAAAACAAATAATCAAACTAATAATATTTCCGTAAGATTTAGTGATGAGTTTTTCAAAGAATTAAAATTTAACCAAGTATACTTCGCTGTAGAAATTTTTGAAAATATCTACGACTATGGTAAGGAAAGAGTTATGAAGAGATTACCCAATTTAGATCCAGATTTAATATCTGGCATGGTAATAAGACCGTTTTATGATTTTAGTGCACGAGTTCAAATTTCAGATCTTAATAATAATTTATATTTTATGAACTCAAGAGGGAGTAGAGTTCTTTTCTATCAGGATTTGGATCCTACTTTTTCATTTTTTACAAAGCCAGCATTTAATGCAATAATCAGAAGGGGTATAGCCGATCTTTCGCTATCAATCGGTGGACAAAGCTCTTCAAGGGAGCCTGAATATGGTAAAGTAACCTCAGGAATACTAGTTGCTAACTTAATAAAAACATAATTTAAAAATGAAAAAACCAGCTATAAGCTGGTTTTTTAAATCTATATGTTATCCAATGTCTTTAATATATTCACATATAATAAAAGTTTCGTTTTGTTTCAAGTATTTTTTTCAATCTTTTTCTTTAATTTTAACTTCACCGTTTTTTCTGCTCCCTTTTTGTTGGACTCAATAACTTAATTTTGACGGATTAGTTACTCCAGATGAAAAGAAATAGGTTTTTAAACAAATATCATTAATTTTAGTTTTTCCTCCATTGTGAATAAAAAGTGTTCTGACAGCATCTTTTTCTGAGGGACCTCAATAATTTTTTTTCGTGTCGCCATAATTGTAGTACATCGGACTACCTTTTTCGTTAGAATTTATAAGAACCGGCGTTAATTCTAGTTCTTCCAAGTAATTATTAGCATTTTCGTTGACCCTTACCAAATATTTAAATTTATCCCTGGCGTTCAAATACATCGTACTAGTACCAGTATAATTTTCCTCTCTATATTTCTCCTCAATTTTTATATAAAAGTTTTTATTCCCAAGATTTTCAACACTTTCTTTATTTCTCAATCCTAAAAATTGAGATTGAAATTCAAACGAATCTTCGATAAATTTCTCATAAAGTTCTTTTGTGTTATTAAATGTTGTTCTCTGGCGGTAAAATATTGTTTGATCTAGAAAATCGTAAGTGTCTCCGTCTAATTTAAATGTCACTCCCTTAAATGTCAAACCAAACATAGCGATTGTGTTGGCATCTTTTACCATATCCAATTTTAGATCAGAATCTTGCGCACTGACAAAATTTTGTATTGTGGTGCTGTTATCAAAATTGTAGGCGAGATTATATTGGTTGATTGATCTGGAAATATTGTTTTTTGCTTGAATTTCATATTCCATGTCCTCGATATATTGGTCATTAATACCCTCAGCTATAATTGGGACAAGTCAGTTACTACCACTTGTATCACTTTTTACTTGATCTAAATAATCTATTCACGGGTCTTCTAATCCCTTGTGAGCAAGAAGAGCATTATTAAGTCTACCTTTGTAATTATACAAGTTAGATGCTGTTGCAAAACGGGACGCATCAATAATTGTGCTTGTGTCAACACTTCATTTCAATCCCATATTGTTTATTTCTGCTTTTGGGTTTGCATCACTTAGTTCGACTAAATACTTTTTAATATCAGCATTAACAGGGTATTTACCCTCATTAAGTTTAGCTGTGGTATTTTCTAAATTACCCTTGCTGCTATTGAATACAAAATCATTGACATGAAGTTTATTAAAGCTTTTATTAAATTCTTCACTAATGTCAATTGCCTTTTCAACAACCTCTGGTTTTTTAAAAATATTTATTGAAACCATGGTTGTGACAGGTCTATAACCCTTTTGACCGGTGCTGTCTTTGTATGTGATTTGGGTTGCAATAGAAATACCAACGGTTAAGTTATCTCCTTTTTCATAAAGTTCTATTTTCTCAATATCAATTCCTGATTTTAAAGGTGTTGAGTTGTCAACAATAACAGAATTATAGTTAATATTATTAACAGTCGATCTAACTATTTCATTATTAATATCTTTAGTTGGAATAATTTTAAAAATTTCGGCTGAAACATTTTTATAGTAATCACTGTTGTGGTCATTTAATGCTTCTCTATTATTTATCAACTCTTCAATAGTAATATTAGCAGGAAGATTTTCCTCTTCCATTCAAGCATAAGGATAGAAAGCTTCATATATGGCAGTTTTAAATATTGATGTTACCTCTGAGAGAAATTCGTTTAAAGTTTTTTCAAAATCAAAGTCATTTGGTATAATTTCTTCTTGAGTTTTACAAGCAACTACGGCTAAAGTAGTTGTCCCAACAAGTGATGAACTAGCTAAAATGCTTAAAAGTTTTTTCATCTACAATACTTCCTCCTATTCATTTAATTTCCCACAAAGCATCACCTTTGTTTATAGTGGAATCGTGGATTCAACGTTCATCACTACCCGCGACGTCTTTTCTCCTTGTTTCAGGCTGGTCAAAATAGTAGCACAATTTATTTTTGTCTGTTAACCCAGAGGAAAAGAAATAAGTTTTTAAAGAAGTTTGATTCAACCCTTTTTCAAATCCTTCGGTGAATCAAATGTTTTGTTCGTTTTCTGAATTCACATAATAGTATGTAGGTATTTTATCAGTTTCGTTTTGAACTAACTTGTGAGACATTTTAAATTTATCGTTTTGATTTTCTTGGTGAAAAGGTTCAAAAATCTCTTCTGACAAGAATCGATAGTGAGTTAATCTATCCCTTGAGTTTGACATAATTGGCATGTAACTTGAAGAAATGGGTATAAAATAAGTTTGACTATTTATATCAGGATCGGGTTCACTACCTTTTAATCCCATAAATTCTTGTTGAAAACGAAATGCCGCCTCCATAAAGTCTTTATAAAGCGAACTTGTGTCCAAGTATTTTGTTTTTTGTCGATAAAAAATTGTTTGTGTAGGCAAGTCGTATAATTGATTAGATAGTTCAAATTTAACTTTATTAATTTTAACTCCAAAAACAGCTATAACTAATTTATCTCTTTCTAAATCAATTGCAAATTCAGAAGACTGCGAGCTTAATATTGATTGAAATACATTATTATTTTCAATATTTTGTGATAAATTGTATTGGTTAATCGCTTTTGACATTTTTGGGTCGGTGACAGCGGCCTCTAACATCTTGTCGTTTCATTCACCACTACCTATTATTTGTTTCATTCAGTCTAAATTCTCATCTTGAATCATTCTTAAAAATTTATCTTCATCAATTTTGTGACCACTTAGGGCACTATTTAGTAAGATACCCCTTTGACTGTCTATCCCTAAATTTGATTCTGATTTAAATGAGCTAGAATCAGTTGTGGCACTTGAGTTGGATTGGAGGGTCACACCTGATGTTACCATTTTAGGATTGAATCTGAAGTCAACCGAACTGATATCCATGTTATCAATTTCATCTTTTATGCTTTGGAGTTTTTTGTTATCTTTGTTAATTTCAGATTCTGTCAAAGATAAGTTCCCACTGTCGCTTAAAAATTCGTATTGATTTGAGTTCTCACCATTAAATGTTTTAAAGAAAATATCGCTAACTTTTTTTGCGGCCTTTGCTTCGTCAGGTTTAGCAAAAACATTAATTGAAACCATTGTAAAAATTTGTTGATAACTACGGTTACCAAAAGGATCTTTATAAAAAACATCAGAAGTTAATTTAACTGCTAAAGTTAAATTATCACCTTTTTCGTGAAGTGTCATTGACTCAATATTGATTCCATTTTTTAGCGGAGTGTCAGTGTCAACTAGAATTGGTGAGTAATTTACATTGTTAGTAACAGTGCTCGCTAATTTTCGGTTTACCTGATTTACTGGCATTATATTATAGATTTCTTTAGATATTTTTAAATAGAGATTACTCTTAGGGTTTTTTAAATCATCTTGATTCTGAATTAATTCATTTAACGAAATACCTGTTGATTCCAACTCTTCAGTAGTAATTCATGAATATTTTAAAAAGCTTTCAAAAATTTCGTTCTCATATACTGTTGAAACATCAGCTATGTATTGATTAAATAATTTGGCAAAATCAAATTCATCAATCACTAAATCTTTTTCCTCTTTTTTACAAGAAATTACATTTAATGGGGCCACTACCATCATTGATGATGCAGCCAAAACACTTAGAAGTTTTTTCATATTTTTTTCCTCCTTTATAATCTATTAAAAGCCTTTAAATTTTCAAGCTGATTTTTTATCACTGAAGAATTCTTTTCATTTACTTCCCGGAATATCAGGAACAGAGAAGGAATCTCTACTTGACCTTTTATTAAAAGTAAAACTTACTGTATTTCATTCTTTCTTCGATGATGAGTAAAAGTAAGTTCTAAGAGCGCTTTCGTTGGTTCTATGCCCTGGACCATCATAGGTGATTAAATAACCCCTATCATTTACATACATATATGTCTCAGTTTTTTTTGTCTGGTTTGACTTGAATAATGAAGTCATTTTTAGTTTTTGGTTTATTTTATTAGCATCTTCATTAGCTTCCAAAATATTATCAGCTCTATCTCCCTCTAGGAAAAATTGAGTTTCTGATGACCCACTTTTGTCTCAGTGTTTTGGTCACTCAATAGAAAAAGTTTCGAAAGGGTTATCAACTAGCTTAGTATTTTCTAATCCAACTATTTTTGATTGGAACTTAAATGCTGATGTCATAAATTCATTATATAGTGCTAAAGTGTTACTAAAAGATGTTTTTTGTCTAAAAACAATAACTTGATCTGGAAAATCGAATGCAGCTCCGTCTAATTTATATTGAACACCTTTCAATTTAAGGCCCATTAAGGCAATAGTGGTTGTGTCGGCTACCATATCTATTTTAAATTCTGAACTTTGAACCTTTAAAACGGTTTTTAAAAAGCTATTTTTTTCAAAGTTAGCTTGCAAGTTGTATTGATTAATAGCTTCTGAAATTGTGGGATCTTTTTCTATGGCCAGGTTCATTTGTTTGCTATATTCATCATCAATAATTTCGTTTACAATTCACTTATTATTGTTTCCTGTAATACCACTTAAAAAATTTTTAACTGAGTCGGTCTTTTCATTTCTTAAAGCCGCCATTAATGCCCGACGCCCTTCACTATCATCTACTTCATTAATTGGTGATGAGGATGCAAAACGACTTGCTTCAATAAAGGTATTTGCGTTAACTTCTAAATTTAATTCGTTAGAGTCGATGATTGCTGAAGTTTGACCACTTAATTCTAATAATTTAGTTTTTAAGTCGTTTTTAATATCTGTGCTATTTCTAATAGCTAATGAATTTATATCTAAATTACCACTATCACTTTCATAATAAAATTGGTTAGCATATTTAACATTCAATAAATCATAATATTTTTGCTCAATCGCCTTGGCTGTTTGGGCGACATCCTCTTTTCCAAAAATATTAACTTGTTGCAAGGTTGAAACCGGACGAGTTGCTTTTTCCTTATTTCTTTCTTTATAGACGATATCTGTTGTGATTGTAATGATGACAGTTATGTTAGCGCCCTTTTCTACTAAACTTATTCTAGAAACTTTAATACCATTTTTTAAAGGAGTGCTTTTATCAACCAGTACTGGATTATAGTTTGGATTTGAAGCAACAGTTCTTTGTAATTCCTCATTGATATCTTGGACTGGAATAATTTTCATGATCATTTCGGCAGTGTCTTTAAAAAACTTACTTTGTGGTCTATTTAGATCATCTTTACCATTAATTAAAGTTTTTATTGTATATCCAGTTTCTTTTTCCAACTGGTTTTCATCCATTATTAAATATGGTTTAAAGGCTTTAGTAATTTGTGATTGAAAAACATTTGTGACCTCAGCTATGAAGCTGTTCAATACTTGATCATAATCATAACTATTGCTTGCTTCATCATCTTTACAAGAAATAACAGTAAGCGGTGCTGATACAACTAATGTAGCAGAAACTAATATACTCAAAAGTTTTTTCATACAGATTTCTCCTTTTATTATTTTTTTCTTTAATGATTATATACTAAAAAGGCTTTCAAGACAAGGGGACCACCACTAATAAGTTTTGAATTATTCTAATAATTATAAATAAAAATAGTCTTTTGAATAAAAATTAAAATTTAATCAAACTGGAAATAATGGTTTATAATATTGACAGGATTAAGATAAAGGGGCTTATCTTATCTTTAAGACGCTGGTCGTCGTTCATTTCAAAAATGCTGAATCTGTTTTAATTAGATAATTAAGAGTTAAAACCAGCATTTAAATTTATTAAAAGGAGATTTTGAAAATGGGTAATTTATCGAGTAAATTACGCAAGTTTTTATTTGCGGGAATTTCAACTTTTATTGCCATCACTTTTCTCTTAGGGATATTGCTTTCTGTTCCAGGAATGGGATTAGAATCTTTAAAATTCATCAACAGTGTTAAAAGTACTGTAAATAAAAATTTCCCTAAGGGAAAGTTTGTTATAGATGGAAAAGGAAAATTCTACGAGTATGCAATGGAAAAATCAATTAAATCATCTTACACAGCTGATTGTTTTTCCGCTACAAACTGGTATGAGGATTCTTCGCTCAATGAAGAGCATCGTAAAGAATATTTAATTTTTGTTGACGAGTGATTCGAAAATCGCTGAGGAGATGTTATCAGAAACAAAGAAGACGTTGATTTAAACGATGTTTCAATGGATCTGATTGAATTTGATCAAGCTTTTGCACAAGAATTTCATAATTTTGGTTATGTAAATCCAGGAATTACTTGAATATGAAAAAAAGGAGTGATAGCGGATTTGTTATCACCCAATCTAAAAAAATCACATCTTTATTTAGATGGTTTAGAAAAACAAACTATTATTGACCAAGATGTATATGACGCTAACGTAGATTTTACAGGACCCGGATTAGGTGGAATTAATGTAAAAAGTTCTTTAGGGGCATACTTGGTAAATAACAAAGTTTGGTTTATAAATATGCAAAGAAAAAATGTAAGTTATGCCATGACTGCAGCTCTAGGTTCAAGTGTCTTCAAAGACAAAACCTTAGGCGAGGAAGACTTGCCAAAAACAATTACAGCTAAAGATTTGTATCATTCCAATTTTACAGCTGCAATTTATACAACAGCAGCGGGGGTAGGATTTTTATTAATAATTTTCCCTTTAATTGCTATTTCGGGAGCAGCTGCTATGGTTTACATTTATGTTGCAAACAAAAAATAAATGGGGGATTTAAATGAAAAAACTTTTACAGGTTTTAGGAACCTTAAGCTTACTGACAAGCACAACTACAACAATCGTTAGTTGTACAATTCCTCAAAAGAAAGATTTTTCAGTTGATGAATTGATAGGTAAAAATATCGATACTAGCAATCAAGTAGATGACTCCAACCATGAAGGCATGTTTACCAATTTTTATACAGTTGGAGATAGTCTATCAGATACAGGTGCTTTAATCGGGGCGTTAAATGCAAAATTTAAAGCTAACGCGAAAATTGAACAGCCAAGTTATAGTAACTCATTTACAAATGGTGATACAGCCGCCAAATTATTAGCCGAAAAACTTGGATTCGAAAAGAATTGAGAGTATGGATTTAATTTTATGGGCGAAAACCATCATGGTAATAACTACGCAGTTGGGGGCGCAACTGCTAGTAATGTTGAAGGCGTTTCAGGAATGCTTTTAAACAATTTTAAAATTTATGAACAAACCGTTGCCTTAATTAAGCAACACAGAGTTAAGCCAACTGATTTGGTGTTCTTTGAAATCGGAGGAAATGATTTATTTCAAATGATAAACACTCCTGAAAAATTCCAAGAACAAAAAATGGATGAGGCAATTGCTAATATAGAAAAAGCATTACTTGTATTATTAAACAATGGGATCGAAAATATTATAGTCATGAATGCACCTGATGTAAGTAAAATCCCGACTTATAATACAAGCAATGAGAAAACAATCAAAAGTGCTGCAAATTTAAGTCGCGAGTTCAACGAACGATTTGATTTAGTTTTTGACAAGCTTGATGCTAAACACCCTGGAGTTTTGAAAAAATTTGACTTGTATACAGAATTTAACGAAATGTTGGTTCTTTTTGAAGAAGAAGTCGAGGGTGGAAACTCTAAAAAATCTTGTACAGTTATGGAACCAGATACAAAAAACATTACTACTGGATTAACAATCAAAGTTAATTACGAGAATGGTTGTTCGGCTCAAGAAATAGATAAATTCTTCTTCTTTGATGCAGTTCACCCAACTCAGTGAGGTCACGATTATGTAGCTAATCGTTTGTTTGAAATTGCTCAACAAATGGGAGGAACTAAAAATGCGTAAACTTTTAAGTATTTTAGCTTCCGTTTCCCTGACAGCTTCAGTTGCAACAACGACTGTTTCTTGTACAAGTAATAAAATGAATTTGGAAGTTGCCAGACAAGCCAATGATATAAATAACTTAAAAATCGGAGTAGCACAAGCAGCTAAAAGTCTGGTTTTAAATCATGAAAATGATTTGAGCATCGATTATACAATGGATAACTTCTTCTCTCCTTCTGTGATAGAAGATAATTTTTCAGGATTTAATAAAAATGATTTCCAAGGTGTTTCACGAACTAGATTCACAGCCATGTTCAAGAAATACTTTAATTCAAAAAATCCAATTAAAAAAGATTCATTAAACTCAAGTTTAGAAATTAAAGATGGACGTAAACCACAAAGTGGTGGGTCAATTTTAACAAGTTTAGCTGGGTTCTCTGGATTAATTAAAACAATCACTAGTGGGAATTTCCTAGAACTAATCATCGGGATGGCAGATTCTTCAGGACTGGTTGAGGAGATGTTAGATCCATTATTAGGAAAAACTGTTGCCGGTCTACTAGACGAACAAACTTTGAATGCTTTAGGTCAAGCTTTTGATTTATCTTGTTATAACGGGATGGCATATCAAGACGTTTTACAAAACGGGATGAATAGTTTATCAAATGGTCTAGTCAGATTATCAAACAACCCAAACAATTTAACATATGCCAAAATCGGGGTTCCTTCTGACAAAAATAACGATAATTTAGCGAGTGAAAACTTGCAAAAAACTTTGCCAAAGATAAAATCAATTTTAGCAAATTTAGACATTGTTGAAAACCTACAGGCAGTGGGTGATATTCTTCACTTTGCAATTATCACTCTGACTTACCTTAATCAGTTTGATAAATTTAGAAGTTTTACTCCCTCAGA
This Spiroplasma endosymbiont of Panorpa germanica DNA region includes the following protein-coding sequences:
- a CDS encoding SGNH/GDSL hydrolase family protein, whose product is MKKLLQVLGTLSLLTSTTTTIVSCTIPQKKDFSVDELIGKNIDTSNQVDDSNHEGMFTNFYTVGDSLSDTGALIGALNAKFKANAKIEQPSYSNSFTNGDTAAKLLAEKLGFEKNWEYGFNFMGENHHGNNYAVGGATASNVEGVSGMLLNNFKIYEQTVALIKQHRVKPTDLVFFEIGGNDLFQMINTPEKFQEQKMDEAIANIEKALLVLLNNGIENIIVMNAPDVSKIPTYNTSNEKTIKSAANLSREFNERFDLVFDKLDAKHPGVLKKFDLYTEFNEMLVLFEEEVEGGNSKKSCTVMEPDTKNITTGLTIKVNYENGCSAQEIDKFFFFDAVHPTQWGHDYVANRLFEIAQQMGGTKNA
- a CDS encoding HAD family hydrolase, which produces MLKINEDEIKIIISDFDGTLRADKNAAINPEDVEQIKKSIQDGVKFIINTGNVPFEMIETIQMIAPISQTNKYIICSNGNAIKNYHTNNLEVSTYFDNQTTRKIINKIKTMDLDYDVTSYDMEKIYYSNLNTMNEMIAMGLSRFDKINRLPVSDEIINSMSKCPKITLKNVKPQDKVKLVEMIEKEFSEIQIYATWFTTDGVDLGVKGPNKFTGIVSVLDIINKEENLNIKLDNVVYFGDQHNDLEVFKNLKYAVAVGNASQEIKDLAFEITDSAENAGVSKYLKKISS
- a CDS encoding lipoprotein, coding for MKKLLSILASSSLVGTTTLAVVACKTQEEIIPNDFDFEKTLNEFLSEVTSIFKTAIYEAFYPYAWMEEENLPANITIEELINNREALNDHNSDYYKNVSAEIFKIIPTKDINNEIVRSTVNNINYNSVIVDNSTPLKSGIDIEKIELYEKGDNLTVGISIATQITYKDSTGQKGYRPVTTMVSINIFKKPEVVEKAIDISEEFNKSFNKLHVNDFVFNSSKGNLENTTAKLNEGKYPVNADIKKYLVELSDANPKAEINNMGLKWSVDTSTIIDASRFATASNLYNYKGRLNNALLAHKGLEDPWIDYLDQVKSDTSGSNWLVPIIAEGINDQYIEDMEYEIQAKNNISRSINQYNLAYNFDNSTTIQNFVSAQDSDLKLDMVKDANTIAMFGLTFKGVTFKLDGDTYDFLDQTIFYRQRTTFNNTKELYEKFIEDSFEFQSQFLGLRNKESVENLGNKNFYIKIEEKYREENYTGTSTMYLNARDKFKYLVRVNENANNYLEELELTPVLINSNEKGSPMYYNYGDTKKNYWGPSEKDAVRTLFIHNGGKTKINDICLKTYFFSSGVTNPSKLSYWVQQKGSRKNGEVKIKEKDWKKYLKQNETFIICEYIKDIG